One region of Erwinia tracheiphila genomic DNA includes:
- the raiA gene encoding ribosome-associated translation inhibitor RaiA encodes MVLNITSKQMDITPAIRQHVEERLAKLEKWQTHLINPHIVLSKEPKEFVADATINTPNGPLIASAKHEDMYTAINELINKLGRQLNKVQHKSEARRAAASVKDLSIIDEESVH; translated from the coding sequence ATGGTTCTGAACATTACCAGTAAGCAAATGGACATCACTCCGGCAATCCGCCAACATGTCGAAGAACGTCTGGCTAAACTTGAAAAATGGCAGACTCACCTGATTAATCCCCATATTGTCCTGTCTAAAGAGCCGAAAGAATTTGTCGCGGATGCAACAATCAATACGCCGAACGGGCCATTGATTGCGAGTGCAAAACATGAAGATATGTATACTGCAATTAATGAGCTAATTAACAAACTTGGACGCCAACTTAACAAGGTTCAACACAAGAGTGAGGCACGCCGTGCCGCAGCCAGCGTTAAAGATCTCAGCATTATCGATGAAGAATCAGTGCATTAA
- the bamD gene encoding outer membrane protein assembly factor BamD, whose product MTRMKYLVAATTLSLALAGCSGSKDIVPDSPPSEIYATAQQKLQDGNFKGAITQLEALDNRYPFGPYSQQVQLDLIYAYYKNADLPLAQAAIDRFMRLNPTHLNIDYVIYIRGLTDMTLDDSALQGFFGIDRSDRDPSHARDAFHDFSQLLRGYPNSQYATDARKRLIYLKDRLAKYELSVAQFYTKRGAYVAVVNRVEQMMKDYPDTQATRNALSLMENAYRQLQLSTQADKVANIIAANKA is encoded by the coding sequence ATGACGCGTATGAAATATCTGGTGGCTGCAACCACGTTGAGCCTGGCATTGGCAGGTTGTTCCGGCTCGAAGGACATCGTCCCCGATAGCCCACCTTCTGAGATCTATGCCACAGCCCAGCAAAAACTGCAGGACGGTAACTTTAAAGGAGCAATAACGCAACTGGAAGCACTCGATAACCGCTATCCATTTGGGCCTTACTCCCAACAAGTTCAGTTAGATCTGATTTACGCTTATTACAAAAATGCCGATTTGCCATTAGCGCAAGCTGCAATCGATCGCTTTATGCGTCTGAATCCGACTCATCTTAATATAGATTACGTAATCTATATACGCGGTCTGACAGATATGACTCTGGACGACAGCGCTCTGCAGGGCTTTTTCGGCATCGATCGTTCCGATCGCGATCCCAGCCACGCGCGGGATGCGTTTCATGATTTCTCTCAATTGCTGCGCGGTTATCCAAACAGTCAGTATGCTACAGATGCAAGAAAGCGTCTGATATATCTCAAAGATCGCCTGGCAAAATATGAACTCTCCGTCGCACAGTTTTACACCAAGCGCGGAGCGTACGTTGCTGTTGTCAATCGTGTTGAACAAATGATGAAGGATTATCCAGATACCCAAGCAACGCGCAATGCTTTGTCCTTGATGGAAAATGCCTATCGCCAGCTGCAGTTAAGCACACAGGCGGACAAGGTCGCTAACATTATTGCCGCAAATAAAGCTTGA